In Vibrio echinoideorum, the following proteins share a genomic window:
- a CDS encoding GntR family transcriptional regulator: protein MARLPMYRQIADAIREKIGLGEYKVGEALPTEAQLREVFSVSRVTVRQALKLLIENDELESVQGSGTYVKENKINYDIYKQSSFQEKWAHLDVVTHSEVLAFEMKPCSLAMSEHLDIKEGELVFYVKRVRFIDNSPITVEETWLPVALFPDLTYQVMQTSKYDFIENTKGMVIDRSEQELVPILPPEDVAKQLDIDPAQPIIEKRTRGYLANNTVFEYSRNYFTSNDYRFTLVARRQR, encoded by the coding sequence ATGGCAAGACTCCCGATGTATCGCCAAATCGCAGATGCAATAAGAGAAAAGATCGGCTTAGGTGAATATAAAGTTGGCGAAGCACTCCCGACAGAAGCTCAGTTGCGTGAAGTCTTTTCTGTAAGCCGTGTCACCGTAAGGCAAGCACTTAAGCTATTGATCGAAAATGATGAGCTTGAAAGCGTTCAAGGCAGCGGTACTTACGTGAAAGAGAACAAAATCAATTACGACATCTATAAGCAGTCTAGCTTTCAAGAAAAGTGGGCGCATTTGGATGTGGTAACGCACAGTGAGGTTTTAGCCTTTGAAATGAAACCCTGCTCTTTGGCAATGTCTGAACATCTAGATATCAAAGAAGGCGAATTGGTTTTCTACGTCAAGCGTGTCCGTTTCATAGACAACAGCCCAATTACGGTTGAAGAAACTTGGTTGCCGGTTGCCCTATTCCCGGATCTTACCTATCAAGTAATGCAAACATCAAAATACGACTTTATTGAAAACACCAAAGGCATGGTGATTGATAGAAGTGAGCAAGAACTGGTTCCGATTCTTCCACCTGAAGACGTGGCTAAACAATTAGATATCGACCCAGCTCAACCGATTATTGAAAAGCGCACTCGTGGTTACCTTGCCAATAACACGGTATTTGAATACAGCCGAAACTACTTCACATCAAACGATTACCGATTCACTTTGGTCGCAAGACGCCAAAGATAA
- the mngA gene encoding PTS 2-O-a-mannosyl-D-glycerate transporter subunit IIABC: MKLTTLTNKSLVNLQTTFSSREEAIYALADQLDQQGKLHNKQEYLDAVFTREEQGPTALGEGLAVPHGKTDAVKEAGFAVATLTKDMKWKGLDEDEDEDVNLIFLIAIPNAEAGSTHMHLLTELTTTLVDDDVREAVLKATTADEIFALLDGDNQQEDKQDKLDTNAPTIVCVTACPAGIAHTYMAAEYLEKAGKKLGYNVHVEKQGANGIEDRLTAEQLNNAVACVFAAEVAIKEVERFNGIPRVETPVAKPIKHAESILNEAVEESKKGNGAERKVATDDKPKKLPLKTELKQALLSGISYAVPLIVAGGTVLAVAVLIAQIFDLQELYATKDSWLWMYRKLGGGLLGTLMVPVLAAYTAYSLADKPALGPGFAAGIAANIIGSGFLGGVVGGLIAGYVMRWVKEHVRLGPAFNGFLTFYLYPVIGTLVAGSLMLFVIGKPVAFLNQGLTDWLNGMSGTNALLLGAILGLFVSFDLGGPVNKAAYAFCLGAMANGVYGPYAIFGSVKMVSAFTVTASTMIAPRLFKDFEIETGKSTWLLGLAGITEGAIPMAIEDPIRVIGSFLLGSVVTGAMVGAAGIGLSTPGAGIFSIFLLHDSGLGAFSAAAIWFGAAIVGTVISTVTLLMWRGHAVKKGKFEASTATQN; the protein is encoded by the coding sequence ATGAAACTTACTACTCTAACTAATAAGTCGCTCGTAAATCTGCAAACTACGTTTAGCAGTCGAGAAGAAGCGATTTACGCACTTGCTGACCAACTGGATCAGCAAGGCAAGCTGCATAATAAGCAAGAGTATCTTGATGCAGTATTTACTCGTGAAGAGCAAGGCCCAACAGCGCTTGGTGAAGGCTTAGCAGTACCGCACGGTAAGACTGACGCGGTTAAAGAAGCTGGCTTCGCTGTAGCAACACTGACAAAAGATATGAAATGGAAAGGCTTGGATGAAGATGAAGATGAAGATGTGAATCTTATCTTCCTTATTGCCATTCCAAATGCAGAAGCGGGTTCTACTCATATGCATCTGCTTACCGAGCTAACAACCACACTGGTTGATGACGATGTGCGTGAAGCCGTATTAAAAGCGACCACAGCTGATGAAATTTTTGCGCTGCTTGATGGCGACAACCAGCAAGAAGATAAACAAGACAAATTAGATACAAATGCACCGACAATTGTATGTGTTACTGCTTGCCCTGCAGGCATCGCTCATACCTATATGGCAGCAGAGTACCTAGAAAAAGCAGGAAAAAAGCTTGGTTACAACGTGCATGTTGAAAAGCAGGGCGCAAACGGTATTGAAGATCGCTTAACAGCTGAACAATTAAACAATGCAGTAGCGTGTGTCTTTGCTGCTGAAGTTGCGATTAAAGAAGTTGAGCGTTTCAACGGAATACCTCGTGTAGAAACACCAGTAGCGAAGCCTATCAAGCACGCTGAGAGCATTCTAAATGAAGCGGTTGAAGAATCGAAAAAAGGTAACGGTGCCGAACGCAAAGTTGCTACTGACGACAAGCCAAAGAAACTGCCACTGAAAACTGAGCTAAAACAAGCTCTACTTTCTGGTATTTCTTATGCAGTTCCTCTAATTGTTGCTGGTGGTACTGTTCTAGCGGTCGCTGTTCTTATCGCGCAAATTTTTGACCTGCAAGAGCTCTACGCAACAAAAGATTCTTGGTTATGGATGTATCGCAAGCTAGGTGGCGGCCTACTGGGTACATTAATGGTTCCCGTTCTAGCAGCTTACACAGCCTACTCATTAGCAGACAAACCGGCACTTGGCCCTGGCTTTGCCGCGGGTATTGCAGCGAACATTATTGGCTCTGGTTTCCTTGGTGGTGTTGTTGGTGGTTTGATTGCGGGCTACGTGATGCGTTGGGTCAAAGAGCATGTTCGATTAGGCCCTGCGTTTAACGGCTTCCTAACTTTCTACCTTTATCCTGTGATCGGTACTTTGGTGGCGGGTAGCTTGATGCTATTTGTTATAGGTAAACCTGTAGCGTTCCTAAACCAAGGTCTAACGGACTGGTTGAACGGTATGTCAGGCACCAATGCGCTGTTATTGGGTGCGATTCTTGGTCTGTTTGTATCATTCGATTTGGGTGGTCCGGTAAACAAAGCCGCTTACGCATTCTGTTTAGGTGCAATGGCGAACGGAGTTTATGGCCCTTACGCAATCTTTGGTTCAGTAAAAATGGTATCGGCGTTCACTGTAACGGCTTCAACCATGATTGCTCCACGTCTATTCAAAGACTTTGAGATTGAAACGGGTAAATCAACGTGGCTTCTTGGCCTAGCGGGTATTACCGAAGGTGCAATTCCAATGGCAATTGAAGATCCAATCCGTGTAATCGGTTCATTCCTACTAGGCTCTGTCGTTACAGGTGCAATGGTTGGCGCGGCAGGTATTGGTCTATCGACTCCGGGCGCAGGTATCTTCTCTATCTTCTTGTTACACGATTCAGGTTTGGGCGCATTCTCTGCTGCTGCAATTTGGTTCGGTGCTGCGATTGTCGGCACCGTGATTTCAACTGTTACTCTTCTGATGTGGCGTGGTCACGCTGTAAAAAAGGGTAAGTTTGAAGCAAGTACTGCAACACAGAACTAA
- the mngB gene encoding mannosylglycerate hydrolase, with amino-acid sequence MTTSRVHITPHMHWDREWYFTTEESRILLVNNMEEIMNRLESDPEYKYYVLDGQTAVLEDYFAIKPENTERVKALVEAGKLIIGPWYSQTDTMQVSGESIVRNMMYGIRDCMKFGDAMKIGYLPDSFSMSSQLPMIYNGFDITRAMFWRGCSERHGTNKTEFLWQSNDGSEVTAQVLPLGYAIGKYLPQDEQGLRARLDKYFPVLEKPSVTKDILLPNGHDQMPIQKDIFEVMDKLREIYPDREFSMSRFEEVFEKVEAARDQLDTIKGEFNDGKYMRVHRTISSTRMDIKLIHAEIENKIVNILEPLASIAWTLGFEYHHGLIEKMWKESMKNHAHDSIGCCCSDKVHAEILNRYILADDMATNLIHFYKRKIVDHMPDREGCDKLAMFNLSPYEREEVVNTTVTIRAQEFSIFDENENPVEYFIQDKRQIDPGKVDRQIVHYGNYDPFMEFDIQIKRTVPAMGFTTLHVQGNEKGAVKVAEQKDYLLENEYYRINVNDNGTLTIFDKETEQVFDQVLRLEEGSDDGDEYDYSPSRQEWLLYSDEFPVETSIDHQGFQSVANIAFRMNVPANLAEREERTGQNGFVEAQCQVVLKQGSRRIEVRMELDNQADDHRVRVLVPTPFVSETVVADNQFGCITRPTNDPAMAVWEEEKWKEAPVPVYQLMNFAALENGKAGMAIMSNGLREFEVIASQGDENRDTFALTLFRGIGVLGKEELLLRPGRPSGIKIPTPDSQVRGKLVCEFTLCGFSGNHIDANIMAQARDNVTQIECYNKIPYNAMKLNVGEQNLPMSFSLLSKQQSGAVLSVLKKAEDEDALIMRIYNPAETGSVSDSISFTQTVSSWKETSMDERVREGDVTTETFGDLSFGDLSFGELASCQAKTFQIKF; translated from the coding sequence ATGACTACATCACGCGTACACATTACTCCTCACATGCACTGGGATCGTGAATGGTATTTCACAACAGAAGAGTCTCGCATTCTTCTTGTGAACAACATGGAAGAAATCATGAACCGTCTGGAGAGCGATCCAGAATACAAATACTACGTTCTAGATGGTCAAACAGCCGTTCTAGAAGACTACTTCGCAATCAAACCAGAAAATACAGAACGCGTAAAAGCATTGGTTGAAGCGGGCAAGCTAATTATTGGCCCTTGGTATTCTCAAACCGACACAATGCAAGTTTCTGGTGAGTCGATTGTGCGTAACATGATGTATGGCATTCGTGACTGTATGAAATTTGGCGATGCAATGAAGATTGGTTACCTACCAGATTCATTCAGCATGAGTTCTCAACTGCCGATGATCTACAACGGTTTCGACATCACGCGTGCAATGTTCTGGCGTGGATGTTCAGAGCGTCATGGCACCAACAAAACAGAATTTTTATGGCAGTCTAACGACGGCAGTGAAGTAACGGCACAAGTGCTTCCACTGGGTTACGCGATTGGTAAATACCTTCCTCAAGATGAACAAGGTCTGCGTGCTCGTTTAGATAAGTACTTCCCAGTGTTAGAAAAACCATCGGTAACGAAAGACATCCTATTGCCGAACGGCCACGATCAAATGCCGATTCAAAAAGACATCTTTGAAGTGATGGACAAGCTTCGTGAAATCTACCCAGATCGCGAATTCTCAATGAGCCGCTTTGAAGAAGTATTCGAAAAAGTAGAAGCCGCACGCGATCAACTCGACACAATCAAAGGCGAATTCAACGACGGTAAATACATGCGTGTTCACCGTACGATTTCTTCGACGCGTATGGACATCAAACTGATCCACGCAGAAATCGAAAACAAGATTGTAAACATCTTAGAGCCGCTAGCGTCTATCGCTTGGACATTAGGTTTCGAATACCACCACGGCTTGATTGAGAAAATGTGGAAAGAGAGCATGAAGAACCACGCTCATGACTCGATTGGTTGCTGCTGTTCAGACAAGGTTCACGCTGAAATCCTAAACCGTTACATCCTTGCGGACGATATGGCGACAAACCTGATTCATTTCTACAAGCGTAAGATTGTCGACCACATGCCGGATCGCGAAGGTTGCGACAAACTGGCGATGTTTAACCTTTCTCCATACGAGCGTGAAGAAGTGGTGAACACAACCGTTACTATCCGTGCTCAAGAATTTTCTATCTTTGATGAAAACGAAAACCCAGTTGAATACTTCATCCAAGACAAGCGCCAAATCGACCCGGGTAAAGTAGACCGTCAAATCGTTCACTATGGTAACTACGACCCGTTCATGGAGTTTGATATTCAAATCAAACGCACTGTGCCAGCGATGGGCTTCACCACGTTACACGTTCAAGGTAATGAGAAGGGCGCAGTAAAAGTTGCTGAGCAGAAGGACTATCTATTAGAAAACGAATACTACCGAATTAATGTAAACGACAACGGTACTCTGACTATTTTCGATAAAGAGACAGAGCAAGTATTCGATCAAGTACTCCGTTTAGAAGAGGGTTCTGATGACGGCGATGAGTACGACTACTCTCCATCTCGTCAAGAGTGGCTGTTGTACTCAGATGAATTCCCGGTAGAAACATCGATTGACCACCAAGGCTTCCAATCGGTTGCGAACATCGCTTTCCGCATGAACGTGCCAGCAAACCTTGCAGAGCGTGAAGAACGCACGGGTCAAAACGGTTTTGTTGAAGCGCAATGCCAAGTGGTGTTGAAGCAAGGCTCTCGCCGCATTGAAGTGCGCATGGAACTAGACAACCAAGCCGACGACCACCGTGTACGTGTGCTAGTACCAACACCATTCGTATCTGAAACTGTGGTTGCTGATAACCAGTTCGGTTGCATTACTCGACCAACCAATGACCCGGCAATGGCGGTTTGGGAAGAAGAGAAGTGGAAAGAAGCGCCAGTTCCTGTGTATCAGTTAATGAACTTTGCTGCGCTAGAAAACGGCAAAGCGGGTATGGCTATTATGTCGAATGGTCTGCGTGAATTTGAAGTGATTGCCTCACAAGGTGACGAAAATAGAGATACCTTCGCACTGACACTATTCCGCGGTATCGGCGTGTTAGGCAAAGAAGAGCTATTGCTTCGTCCGGGTCGTCCTTCAGGTATCAAGATCCCGACCCCTGATTCACAAGTGCGCGGCAAGCTAGTGTGTGAATTCACGCTGTGTGGTTTCTCTGGTAATCACATTGACGCGAACATTATGGCGCAAGCACGTGACAATGTCACTCAAATTGAGTGCTACAACAAGATCCCTTACAACGCGATGAAGCTAAACGTAGGCGAGCAAAACCTACCGATGAGCTTTAGCCTTCTGTCTAAGCAACAATCAGGCGCGGTACTCAGTGTATTGAAGAAAGCAGAAGATGAAGATGCGTTGATCATGCGTATTTACAACCCGGCAGAAACAGGTTCTGTGTCAGATTCAATCTCGTTTACTCAAACCGTTTCAAGCTGGAAAGAGACAAGCATGGATGAGCGCGTTCGTGAAGGTGATGTAACAACAGAAACCTTCGGTGACTTGTCTTTTGGCGACTTATCTTTTGGTGAACTGGCATCTTGCCAAGCAAAAACATTCCAAATCAAATTCTAA